In Amycolatopsis endophytica, the following are encoded in one genomic region:
- a CDS encoding anti-sigma factor — protein MAPHLHLLSGAYALDALGPDERARFEEHLGACPPCRAEVAEFRATAARLAAAVTEEPPSGMKGGVLRRIARVRQSALRLWPRSRRPARIAVLVTAAAAVVAVVLGVQSAGEQRARFDAAQQHLAEVNTVLGAPDAATRQDVDQADKARVVASRAQGRAVVLADLPPLDPTRTYQVWLLGPAGARSAGLLTADAPHQWHPLLTPLPADTNRVAITAEPAPGSVQPTTPAVAMVFLD, from the coding sequence GTGGCTCCGCACCTGCACCTCCTTTCCGGCGCCTACGCCCTGGACGCACTGGGCCCCGACGAGCGCGCGCGGTTCGAAGAGCACCTCGGCGCCTGCCCGCCCTGTCGCGCGGAAGTCGCCGAGTTCCGCGCGACCGCGGCGCGGCTGGCTGCCGCCGTCACCGAAGAACCACCGTCCGGGATGAAGGGCGGAGTCCTGCGCCGCATCGCCAGGGTGCGCCAGTCCGCGCTCCGCCTGTGGCCACGTTCCCGTCGCCCGGCCCGCATCGCCGTGCTGGTCACCGCCGCCGCGGCTGTGGTCGCCGTGGTGCTCGGCGTCCAGAGCGCCGGTGAGCAACGCGCCCGGTTCGACGCCGCGCAGCAGCACCTGGCCGAGGTCAACACCGTGCTCGGCGCACCCGACGCGGCCACCCGGCAGGACGTCGACCAGGCGGACAAGGCCCGCGTCGTGGCCTCCCGAGCCCAGGGCAGGGCGGTGGTGCTGGCCGATCTGCCGCCGCTCGATCCCACGCGCACCTACCAGGTCTGGCTGCTGGGACCGGCCGGTGCGCGATCCGCGGGCCTGCTCACCGCCGACGCCCCGCACCAGTGGCATCCGCTGCTCACGCCGCTGCCCGCGGACACCAACCGCGTCGCGATCACGGCGGAACCCGCGCCCGGCTCGGTGCAGCCCACCACCCCCGCCGTCGCCATGGTGTTCCTCGACTGA
- a CDS encoding sialidase family protein produces MRSSAAWRTVPLLVAVLLAGLLGGTASADTARPGFDQQALFNPHVEQGYFCFRIPAIVKSAHGTLLAFAEGRVNDCGDAGDIDLVLKRSTDGGRTWSPMQIVNPGDGDTHGNPVPIVDQQTGRIVLITTYNAGRTDGKGCAVPCARTPHVQYSDDDGRTWSAPVDIGSQATRPEWNAWYATGPVHGIQLTKGPHRGRLVFGVNGETAEGADPVENFGALVYSDDHGTTWHIGATDSYAFPAGGTFGQKPQEISVVELADGTVYAGGREQGGTGIGNRDYALSRDGGETFSRDFTTIPDLVTPIVQGSLLRLDRPGPDRILFASPSDTDRRRWMMIRSSYDGGRSWENAEQGTRVTDEWSGYSDMVQISGRNARTTEIGLMYEGGPVDARDEIRFARFGEDVLGWRNSAGPTTRDVSGRHSDAYLVGGPSRAAGRFGSGVSLDGVDDFVRVPYDSAQLVGSSDFTWTGWVRYGESTDDQVFFWMGGMGSTAPQLWLRGEPGANRLIASMTTAAGTKQITSAGAYNDQQWHFVALQRIGGELRLSVDGAVVASGPAAAGSVTQTVSFQFWLGRRLDGVHGLTGSMDEVRLYRRALSPSELDAVRVANAPIRDALSLRLPF; encoded by the coding sequence ATGAGATCGTCCGCAGCGTGGCGAACGGTCCCGCTCCTGGTAGCGGTACTGCTCGCCGGACTACTCGGGGGCACCGCCTCCGCCGACACCGCCAGACCCGGCTTCGACCAGCAGGCGCTGTTCAACCCGCACGTCGAACAGGGCTACTTCTGCTTCCGCATCCCCGCCATCGTCAAATCCGCCCACGGCACGCTGCTGGCCTTCGCCGAGGGCCGGGTCAACGACTGCGGCGACGCCGGTGACATCGACCTCGTGCTCAAACGTTCCACCGACGGCGGCAGGACGTGGTCGCCGATGCAGATCGTCAACCCGGGCGACGGTGACACGCACGGCAACCCGGTGCCGATCGTCGACCAGCAGACCGGCCGCATCGTCCTGATCACCACGTACAACGCCGGGCGCACCGACGGCAAGGGCTGCGCGGTGCCGTGCGCCCGCACCCCGCACGTGCAGTACAGCGACGACGACGGCCGCACCTGGTCGGCGCCCGTGGACATCGGTTCGCAGGCCACCAGGCCGGAGTGGAACGCGTGGTACGCCACCGGTCCGGTGCACGGCATCCAGCTCACCAAGGGCCCGCACCGCGGTCGCCTGGTGTTCGGGGTGAACGGGGAGACCGCCGAGGGCGCCGACCCGGTGGAGAACTTCGGTGCGCTGGTCTACAGCGACGACCACGGCACGACCTGGCACATCGGCGCCACGGACAGCTACGCGTTCCCGGCGGGCGGCACCTTCGGTCAGAAACCGCAGGAGATCAGCGTCGTCGAGCTGGCCGACGGCACCGTCTACGCCGGCGGGCGCGAGCAGGGCGGTACCGGCATCGGCAACCGTGACTACGCGCTCAGCCGGGACGGTGGCGAGACGTTCAGCAGGGACTTCACCACGATCCCGGACCTGGTGACGCCGATCGTGCAGGGTTCGCTGCTGCGCCTGGACCGGCCGGGGCCGGACCGCATCCTGTTCGCCTCGCCGTCGGACACCGACCGGCGGCGGTGGATGATGATCCGCTCGTCCTACGACGGCGGCCGGTCCTGGGAGAACGCCGAGCAGGGCACCCGGGTCACCGACGAGTGGTCGGGCTATTCGGACATGGTGCAGATCAGCGGGAGGAATGCCCGGACGACCGAGATCGGCCTGATGTACGAAGGCGGCCCCGTGGACGCCCGAGACGAAATCCGCTTCGCCCGCTTCGGCGAAGACGTGCTCGGCTGGCGCAACTCGGCGGGCCCGACGACGCGGGACGTGTCCGGCCGGCACTCCGACGCCTACCTCGTAGGCGGCCCTTCCCGCGCGGCAGGCCGCTTCGGCAGCGGCGTCTCACTCGACGGTGTGGACGACTTCGTGCGCGTCCCGTACGACAGCGCGCAACTGGTCGGGTCCTCGGACTTCACCTGGACCGGCTGGGTCCGCTACGGCGAGTCGACCGATGACCAGGTGTTCTTCTGGATGGGTGGCATGGGCTCGACCGCACCCCAGCTCTGGCTGCGCGGCGAGCCGGGCGCGAACCGCCTGATCGCGTCGATGACCACCGCCGCGGGCACGAAGCAGATCACCTCGGCCGGCGCCTACAACGACCAGCAGTGGCATTTCGTGGCGCTGCAACGGATCGGCGGCGAACTGCGCTTGTCCGTCGACGGCGCCGTGGTGGCCTCCGGTCCCGCGGCCGCGGGTTCGGTCACGCAGACCGTGTCGTTCCAGTTCTGGCTCGGCCGCCGCCTCGACGGCGTCCACGGCCTGACCGGCTCGATGGACGAGGTCCGCCTCTACCGCCGCGCCCTGTCCCCGTCCGAACTGGACGCCGTACGGGTCGCGAACGCCCCCATCCGGGACGCCCTGTCCCTGCGACTGCCGTTCTGA
- a CDS encoding beta-galactosidase, which yields MIHYGADYNPEHWTEDVWDSDVKLMTEAGVTLVSLGIFSWAKVEPRPGEFDFGWVDTVMDKLAAAGIGVSLSTMTAAPPPWLAHRHPETLPVREDGTRLSVGSRQQYCPSSPVYREHAGRLAEQVARRYADHPALRIWHVGNEYGCHIRQCYCDTSAADFRDWLRARYGTLDALNTAWSTTFWSQGYSDWDEIQPPRVAPSFRNPAQQLDFHRFSSDAILACYRTEADILRRITPEVPLTTNFVGLVQKSLDWHTWAEQEDVVSLDSYPEPYDPRGHVEAAFGYDVVRSLKDGKPWLLLEHAPSAVNWRRTNGAKSPGVMRQGVLQAVARGADAALFFQWRQSRGGAEKFHSAMVPHVGADTRVFAEARDLGQDLKALSDVEGTRVDSDVAILHDWNSWWALELDAHPSADVTQLDSHLAHYAPFFDAGVTCDVVPPSRDLSAYKLVVVPNLYLLDEDGAERLRQYVRMGGHLVVSFFSGIVDSCDRAHLGGYPVAPLRDALGVRIEEFWPLEPGTSVSLGPGLTGTLWSEAIELRGAEPVASFVSGDLAGAPAITRHAYGAGVAWYLGTRPDPDGMRRLLDRVRAEAGVEPVVPGLPAGVQAVRREAEDREFLFLLNHNAGEVTVELPFEAPDLLTDRVSARHVLAPRGAAVVRTDRREGT from the coding sequence GTGATCCACTACGGCGCCGACTACAACCCGGAACACTGGACCGAGGACGTCTGGGACTCCGACGTCAAGCTGATGACCGAGGCCGGGGTCACCCTGGTCAGCCTGGGGATCTTCTCCTGGGCCAAGGTCGAGCCCCGGCCGGGCGAGTTCGATTTCGGCTGGGTCGACACGGTGATGGACAAGCTCGCCGCGGCCGGAATCGGTGTGTCCCTGTCCACCATGACGGCGGCACCGCCACCCTGGCTCGCGCACCGTCACCCGGAAACGCTGCCGGTGCGCGAGGACGGCACCCGGTTGTCGGTCGGGTCGCGGCAGCAGTACTGCCCGTCCAGCCCGGTGTACCGCGAGCATGCGGGACGGCTGGCCGAGCAGGTCGCGCGACGGTACGCCGACCACCCCGCGTTGAGAATCTGGCACGTCGGCAACGAGTACGGCTGCCACATCCGGCAGTGCTACTGCGACACGTCCGCGGCGGATTTCCGGGACTGGCTGCGCGCCCGGTACGGGACGCTGGACGCGCTGAACACGGCGTGGTCGACCACGTTCTGGTCGCAGGGCTACTCGGACTGGGACGAGATCCAGCCACCGCGGGTGGCGCCGTCGTTCCGGAACCCGGCGCAGCAACTGGACTTCCACCGGTTCTCCTCGGACGCGATACTGGCCTGCTACCGGACCGAGGCGGACATCCTGCGACGGATCACGCCGGAGGTGCCCCTGACGACGAACTTCGTCGGGCTGGTGCAGAAGTCGCTGGACTGGCACACCTGGGCGGAGCAGGAAGACGTCGTCTCGCTCGACTCGTATCCGGAGCCCTACGATCCACGCGGGCACGTCGAAGCGGCGTTCGGCTACGACGTCGTGCGGTCGCTCAAGGACGGCAAGCCATGGCTGTTGCTGGAACACGCGCCGAGCGCGGTCAACTGGCGCCGCACCAACGGCGCCAAGTCGCCGGGGGTGATGCGCCAGGGCGTCCTGCAGGCGGTCGCGCGCGGAGCCGACGCCGCGTTGTTCTTCCAGTGGCGGCAGAGCCGCGGCGGCGCGGAGAAGTTCCACTCCGCGATGGTGCCGCACGTGGGCGCCGACACGCGTGTCTTCGCCGAAGCACGCGACCTGGGGCAGGACCTCAAGGCACTGTCCGATGTGGAAGGTACGCGGGTGGACTCGGACGTGGCGATCCTGCACGACTGGAACAGCTGGTGGGCACTGGAACTGGACGCGCACCCCTCGGCGGACGTCACGCAGCTCGACTCGCACCTCGCGCACTACGCGCCGTTCTTCGACGCGGGTGTCACGTGCGATGTGGTGCCGCCCTCGCGTGACCTGTCGGCGTACAAGCTGGTCGTGGTGCCGAACCTGTACCTGCTCGACGAGGACGGCGCGGAGCGGTTGCGTCAGTACGTCCGCATGGGCGGCCATCTGGTGGTGTCGTTCTTCTCCGGCATCGTCGACTCGTGCGACCGCGCCCACCTGGGCGGATACCCGGTGGCGCCGCTACGGGACGCACTCGGCGTGCGGATCGAGGAGTTCTGGCCGCTGGAGCCGGGAACCTCGGTGTCGCTGGGGCCGGGGCTGACCGGAACCCTGTGGTCGGAGGCGATCGAACTCCGCGGCGCGGAACCGGTGGCGTCGTTCGTCTCGGGTGATCTGGCCGGTGCGCCCGCGATCACGCGCCACGCCTACGGGGCCGGGGTGGCGTGGTACCTCGGCACCCGCCCCGATCCGGACGGGATGCGCCGCCTGCTGGACCGCGTGCGTGCGGAGGCGGGCGTGGAGCCGGTCGTGCCCGGCCTGCCCGCCGGGGTCCAGGCGGTACGGCGGGAAGCCGAGGACCGCGAGTTCCTGTTCCTGCTCAACCACAACGCCGGTGAGGTCACCGTCGAGCTGCCCTTCGAGGCACCGGACCTGTTGACCGACCGGGTCTCGGCCCGGCACGTTCTGGCGCCCCGTGGCGCCGCGGTAGTGCGAACCGACCGAAGGGAAGGCACATGA
- a CDS encoding dihydrodipicolinate synthase family protein, with the protein MTRFTGIIPPLCTPLRDDFTIDVDSLRRHLDGQLAAGVHGVFVLGSSSEVAFLPDRQRRVVIETTVEHVAGRVPVLAGCIDMTTLRVAEHVRVAEEAGADALVVTAPYYTRTHSAEIEQHFRLLRSRSALPIFAYDIPMAVHTKLHREMVLRLASDGVLAGVKDSSGDEAGFSALLLARRDRGLTEFAVFTGSELVVDLALRIGADGAVPGLANVDPAAYVGIWDRVRAGDLDGARQEQERLLRLFTITHAAPPERMGRGSAGLGAFKAAMKMRGFIDNSVMAPPQLPLNDEELLSIKGTLTEAGLL; encoded by the coding sequence ATGACTCGATTCACCGGCATCATCCCCCCGTTGTGCACGCCGCTGCGGGACGACTTCACGATCGACGTCGACTCGCTGCGCCGTCACCTCGACGGTCAGCTGGCCGCGGGTGTGCACGGGGTGTTCGTGCTCGGCAGTTCGAGCGAGGTCGCGTTCCTGCCCGACCGGCAGCGCCGCGTGGTCATCGAAACGACTGTCGAGCACGTCGCCGGCCGCGTTCCGGTGCTCGCCGGATGCATCGACATGACCACCCTGCGGGTGGCCGAGCACGTCCGCGTCGCGGAGGAGGCGGGCGCGGATGCGCTGGTCGTCACGGCGCCGTACTACACACGCACGCATTCCGCCGAGATCGAGCAGCACTTCCGGTTGCTGCGCTCGCGCTCGGCGCTGCCGATCTTCGCCTACGACATCCCGATGGCGGTGCACACCAAGCTGCACCGGGAGATGGTCCTGCGCCTGGCCTCCGACGGCGTTCTGGCCGGGGTCAAGGACTCCAGCGGTGACGAGGCCGGGTTCAGCGCACTGCTGCTGGCGCGCCGGGACCGCGGTCTGACCGAGTTCGCGGTGTTCACCGGTTCGGAACTGGTCGTGGACCTCGCGCTGCGGATCGGCGCCGACGGCGCGGTTCCCGGATTGGCCAATGTGGACCCCGCGGCCTACGTCGGCATCTGGGACCGGGTGCGCGCCGGAGACCTCGACGGGGCGCGGCAGGAACAGGAACGGCTCCTGCGGCTGTTCACGATCACCCACGCCGCGCCGCCGGAACGCATGGGCCGCGGGTCCGCCGGCCTCGGTGCGTTCAAGGCGGCGATGAAGATGCGCGGCTTCATCGACAACTCGGTGATGGCGCCGCCCCAGCTGCCCCTCAACGACGAAGAACTGCTCAGCATCAAGGGAACCCTCACGGAGGCTGGCCTGCTGTGA
- a CDS encoding ABC transporter ATP-binding protein gives MSAPLLELDHVDVVHKIRGRGLFGHDCVHALTDATLTVRPGETIGVVGESGCGKTTLAKVVVGLRKPTGGTVRHHGKPVWDKGSDRREFGRDIGMVFQDPTTALNRRMSIERIVRDPLDVHQSGTPSQRAGRVRELMDLVGLPSSVADAVPGQLSGGQRQRVAIARALALEPALLVADEPTSALDVSVRAQILNLLLDLRERLGLAMIFVSHDIQTVRKMSDRIVTMYLGRIVEDAPAGAIPAEARHPYTRALFSATPSLLNPIDPIVLTGPVPSAVNPPSGCAFRTRCPKATDACATEVPPASAAGDGHLFHCIHPEPEVSVR, from the coding sequence ATGAGCGCGCCGCTGCTCGAACTCGACCACGTGGACGTGGTGCACAAGATCCGCGGGCGCGGCCTGTTCGGGCACGACTGCGTGCACGCGCTCACCGACGCGACGCTGACCGTCCGCCCCGGCGAGACGATCGGGGTGGTCGGCGAGTCCGGATGCGGCAAGACGACGCTCGCGAAGGTCGTCGTGGGCCTGCGGAAACCGACCGGCGGCACCGTGCGGCACCACGGGAAACCGGTGTGGGACAAGGGCTCCGACCGCCGCGAGTTCGGCCGCGACATCGGGATGGTCTTCCAGGACCCGACGACGGCGTTGAACCGGCGGATGTCGATCGAGCGGATCGTGCGCGACCCGCTCGACGTGCACCAGTCCGGTACGCCGTCGCAGCGCGCCGGGCGGGTGCGGGAGCTGATGGACCTGGTCGGCCTGCCGTCCAGCGTCGCCGACGCGGTACCCGGTCAGCTCTCCGGCGGCCAGCGCCAGCGCGTGGCGATCGCCCGCGCACTGGCGCTGGAGCCCGCGCTGCTGGTGGCCGACGAGCCGACCTCCGCGCTGGACGTGTCGGTGCGGGCCCAGATCCTCAACCTGCTGCTCGACCTGCGGGAACGGCTGGGCCTGGCGATGATCTTCGTCTCGCACGACATCCAGACCGTGCGCAAGATGAGCGACCGCATCGTCACGATGTACCTGGGCCGCATCGTGGAGGACGCCCCGGCGGGGGCGATCCCCGCTGAGGCACGGCATCCCTACACGCGGGCGCTGTTCTCCGCCACGCCCAGCCTGCTGAACCCGATCGACCCGATCGTGCTCACCGGTCCGGTGCCCTCGGCGGTCAACCCGCCCAGCGGCTGCGCCTTCCGCACCCGCTGTCCGAAAGCGACGGACGCCTGCGCCACGGAGGTGCCACCGGCGTCGGCGGCCGGGGACGGCCACCTCTTCCACTGCATCCACCCCGAACCCGAAGTGAGCGTGCGATGA
- a CDS encoding dipeptide/oligopeptide/nickel ABC transporter permease/ATP-binding protein: MRPLYRAGLTKRLSRPGLRFRRLTPGSWVAIVLLVLLALVALAGPLLVQDPYAIGTRITGPDAAHWFGTDNSGRDILSRTVHGARWSLAIGLGAAALALVVGAMVGALAATSARAADSVIMRVLDVIMAFPGVALAAVFVAVFGRDIQVLIFAIAFLNVPPVARVVRANVLAQYSEDYVDAERIIGARRFFILVRHVAVNCAAPILVFCTVMVADAIVFEASLSFIGAGIQPPDPSWGSVLSDGKDMVLTGGWWATLFPGLMILITVLALNVLSEGISDAWAAPSTRTAKAADNAKAVVAGEAAENVAPVLPIRGLREVGERLSRRARPPAGAEPLLSVEGLTISFPERHNGVNVVDDVSFTVRPGEVLGLIGESGCGKSLTALSVVGLQPRTASLSGRLVFDGDDLLTMKPAARRRHLGHDIAMIYQDALSSLNPAMTINAQLKQFTRRGGTRTPRELVELVNLDPDRTLRAYPHELSGGQRQRVLIAMALSRGPKLIVADEPTTALDVTVQAQVISLLLRLQEELGFALVLVSHDLALMADVADRVVVMYGGQVAEAGTTAQVVGAPRHHYTRGLLSAVLSLEENDARLTQIKGVVPSPADFTPGCRFADRCPAARAHCRTEPPAAEGEAVNHLVACHHPAEPVIAPEVLVKGAPA; the protein is encoded by the coding sequence ATGCGCCCGCTGTACCGGGCGGGGCTGACGAAGCGGCTGTCCAGGCCCGGTCTCCGGTTCCGCAGGCTGACCCCGGGGTCGTGGGTCGCGATCGTGCTGCTGGTCCTGCTCGCCCTCGTGGCACTCGCCGGTCCCCTGCTGGTCCAGGACCCGTACGCGATCGGCACGCGGATCACCGGGCCGGACGCCGCGCACTGGTTCGGCACCGACAACTCGGGCCGGGACATCCTCTCCCGGACCGTGCACGGCGCCCGCTGGTCGCTCGCGATCGGCCTCGGCGCCGCCGCGCTCGCCCTGGTCGTCGGGGCGATGGTCGGCGCGCTCGCCGCCACCTCGGCCCGCGCCGCGGACTCGGTGATCATGCGGGTCCTGGACGTGATCATGGCGTTCCCCGGCGTCGCGCTCGCGGCGGTGTTCGTCGCCGTGTTCGGCCGGGACATCCAGGTGCTGATCTTCGCGATCGCGTTCCTCAACGTGCCGCCGGTCGCGCGGGTGGTGCGGGCGAACGTGCTGGCGCAGTACAGCGAGGACTACGTCGACGCCGAACGCATCATCGGCGCCCGCCGGTTCTTCATCCTGGTGCGGCACGTCGCGGTGAACTGCGCCGCGCCGATCCTGGTGTTCTGCACGGTGATGGTGGCGGACGCGATCGTGTTCGAGGCGTCGCTGTCGTTCATCGGCGCCGGCATCCAGCCGCCCGATCCGTCCTGGGGCTCGGTACTGTCCGACGGCAAGGACATGGTGCTGACCGGCGGCTGGTGGGCGACCCTGTTCCCCGGCCTGATGATCCTGATCACCGTGCTGGCGCTGAACGTGTTGTCGGAGGGCATTTCCGACGCGTGGGCCGCGCCGTCGACGCGTACCGCGAAGGCGGCGGACAACGCGAAGGCGGTCGTCGCCGGGGAAGCGGCGGAGAACGTCGCGCCGGTACTGCCGATCCGCGGTCTGCGCGAGGTCGGCGAGCGGTTGTCCCGTCGCGCGCGGCCACCGGCGGGCGCGGAGCCGCTGCTGTCCGTCGAAGGCCTGACGATCTCCTTCCCCGAACGGCACAACGGCGTCAACGTCGTCGACGACGTGTCGTTCACGGTGCGGCCTGGCGAGGTGCTCGGCCTGATCGGCGAGTCGGGGTGCGGCAAGTCCCTCACCGCGCTGTCGGTCGTCGGTCTGCAGCCCCGCACCGCGAGCCTGTCCGGGCGGCTGGTGTTCGACGGCGACGACCTGCTGACGATGAAGCCGGCCGCGCGGCGGCGCCACCTCGGCCACGACATCGCGATGATCTACCAGGACGCGCTCAGCTCGCTCAACCCGGCGATGACGATCAACGCGCAGCTCAAGCAGTTCACCCGCCGCGGCGGCACCCGGACCCCGCGTGAGCTGGTGGAGCTGGTCAACCTCGACCCGGACCGGACGCTGCGGGCCTACCCGCACGAACTGTCCGGCGGGCAGCGCCAGCGGGTGCTGATCGCCATGGCCCTGTCCCGCGGCCCGAAGCTGATCGTCGCCGACGAACCGACCACCGCGCTCGACGTGACGGTGCAGGCGCAGGTCATCTCGCTGCTGCTGCGGTTGCAGGAGGAACTGGGCTTCGCGCTCGTCCTGGTGTCGCACGACCTCGCGCTGATGGCGGACGTCGCCGACCGCGTCGTCGTCATGTACGGCGGGCAGGTGGCCGAGGCCGGGACGACCGCGCAGGTCGTCGGCGCGCCCCGGCACCACTACACGCGCGGCCTGCTCAGCGCGGTGCTGTCGCTGGAGGAGAACGACGCGCGGCTCACCCAGATCAAGGGCGTCGTCCCGTCCCCGGCCGACTTCACACCCGGCTGCCGGTTCGCCGACCGCTGTCCCGCCGCGCGGGCGCACTGCCGGACCGAACCGCCGGCCGCCGAGGGCGAGGCCGTGAACCACCTCGTCGCATGCCACCACCCCGCCGAACCGGTGATCGCGCCGGAGGTCCTGGTGAAGGGAGCCCCGGCATGA
- a CDS encoding ABC transporter permease, producing the protein MVVVLRMLLARILALIPLVLGVILFVFVVMQFSPVDPAVAALGESNPTQEQLQQFRQENGLLDPLPLQFVHFVGNLLQGDFGISVITRESVGQTIATALPLTVQLTLLGLLIAIVLGVVLGVTSALFRDRWPDQVIRIVTLAGVAAPAFWIAILLVQWLAVGAGLFPTSGYISPADSFGGWLNSLTLPAISLALPVAAQLTRIIRTSMVEELDRDYVRTARGGGLPPVVVVGRNVLRNALINPLTVLGLRVGYLLGGAVVIETMFALPGMGQNMIQAVKDGDTTKVQGFVITIAVGFVLVNLIVDVLYLIVNPRLRSRS; encoded by the coding sequence ATGGTGGTCGTCCTCCGGATGCTGCTCGCCCGCATCCTCGCGCTGATCCCGTTGGTACTCGGCGTGATCCTGTTCGTGTTCGTCGTCATGCAGTTCTCCCCCGTCGACCCGGCGGTGGCCGCGCTCGGCGAATCCAACCCGACGCAGGAACAGCTCCAGCAGTTCCGCCAGGAGAACGGGCTGCTGGATCCGCTTCCGCTGCAGTTCGTGCACTTCGTGGGCAACCTGCTGCAGGGCGACTTCGGCATCAGCGTGATCACGCGGGAGTCGGTGGGGCAGACCATCGCCACCGCGCTGCCGCTGACGGTGCAGCTGACCCTGCTGGGCCTGCTGATCGCGATCGTCCTCGGCGTCGTGCTGGGCGTGACGTCGGCCCTGTTCCGCGACCGCTGGCCGGACCAGGTGATCCGGATCGTCACGCTGGCCGGGGTCGCCGCGCCCGCGTTCTGGATCGCGATCCTGCTGGTGCAGTGGCTCGCCGTCGGTGCGGGCCTGTTCCCCACCAGCGGCTACATCAGCCCGGCCGACTCGTTCGGCGGCTGGCTGAACTCGCTGACGCTGCCCGCGATCTCACTGGCACTGCCGGTGGCGGCGCAGCTGACCCGGATCATCCGCACCTCGATGGTCGAGGAGCTGGACCGGGACTACGTCCGCACCGCGCGCGGCGGCGGGCTGCCACCGGTCGTGGTGGTGGGCCGCAACGTCCTGCGCAACGCGCTGATCAACCCCCTCACCGTGCTCGGCCTGCGGGTCGGCTACCTGCTGGGCGGCGCCGTCGTGATCGAGACGATGTTCGCGCTGCCCGGGATGGGACAGAACATGATCCAGGCCGTCAAGGACGGCGACACCACGAAGGTCCAGGGCTTCGTGATCACCATCGCGGTGGGCTTCGTCCTGGTCAACCTGATCGTCGACGTGCTGTACCTGATCGTGAATCCGCGCCTGCGGAGCCGGTCGTGA